In Phoenix dactylifera cultivar Barhee BC4 chromosome 11, palm_55x_up_171113_PBpolish2nd_filt_p, whole genome shotgun sequence, the following are encoded in one genomic region:
- the LOC103705174 gene encoding cyclin-dependent kinase B2-1 — protein MAATARAMDAYEKLEKVGEGTYGKVYKAREKATGKIVALKKTRLPEDDEGVPSTTLREVSLLRMLFFDPHIVRLLDLKQGQNKEGKTVLYLVFEYMDTDLKKYIRSFRANQEMIPSKTVKILMYQLCKGVAFCHGHGVLHRDLKPHNLLMDRKTMMLKIADLGLSRAFTVPLKKYTHEILTLWYRAPEVLLGATHYSTPVDMWSVGCIFAELVTTQALFPGDSELQQLLHIFRLLGTPNEEVWPGVSKLPNWHEYPQWGPKKLSTVIQNLDADGIDLLSKMLQYEPSKRISAKKAMEHSYFDDVDKAHCAETFK, from the exons atggctgCGACGGCGAGAGCCATGGATGCCTACGAGAAGCTGGAGAAGGTGGGAGAGGGGACCTACGGGAAGGTCTACAAGGCGAGGGAGAAGGCCACGGGAAAGATCGTGGCCCTCAAGAAGACCCGCCTCCCCGAGGACGACGAGGGAGTCCCCTCGACCACTCTCCGTGAGGTGTCGCTTCTCAGAATGCTCTTCTTCGACCCCCATATCGTCCG GCTGTTGGATCTCAAGCAAGGCCAGAACAAAGAAGGGAAGACGGTTCTTTATCTGGTCTTTGAGTACATGGACACTGATCTCAAGAAATACATCAGAAGCTTCCGCGCGAACCAGGAGATGATTCCATCCAAAACCGTGAAG ATTTTAATGTACCAACTGTGCAAGGGTGTAGCATTTTGCCACGGTCATGGTGTACTGCATAG AGACCTGAAGCCTCACAATCTTTTAATGGATCGGAAGACAATGATGCTTAAAATAGCAGACCTTGGACTAAGTAGAGCATTCACTGTTCCGCTTAAGAAGTATACTCATGAG ATCCTGACACTGTGGTATAGAGCTCCTGAAGTGCTTCTTGGGGCCACACATTATTCAACACCAGTTGATATGTGGTCTGTTGGCTGCATATTCG CTGAACTAGTAACAACTCAAGCACTATTTCCTGGAGACTCAGAACTGCAGCAGCTCCTTCACATTTTCAG GTTATTGGGAACCCCAAATGAAGAAGTGTGGCCAGGAGTAAGCAAATTGCCTAACTGGCACGAGTATCCTCAATGGGGCCCCAAGAAACTTTCTACCGTGATTCAAAATCTTGATGCTGATGGAATTGATCTGCTTTCG AAGATGCTGCAATATGAGCCTTCAAAGAGGATCTCTGCAAAGAAAGCAATGGAGCATTCATACTTTGATGATGTGGATAAAGCACATTGTGCTGAGACCTTCAAATAG